Genomic window (Herpetosiphonaceae bacterium):
TCCGCCGCCATGTAGCCCGTCGGGAAGATGTCCGACAGGAACAAGACCTGCTCGTCGGTCAGGCCGTCGGGTACTTTGATCGGGCCGACATCGGCGAAGGGCACGCGCGCATACTCGGCCTGCCCGCCCGCGTAGCCGCCCACCAGATGCGAGTAGCCAAAGATGCCGCAGGGCGAGTAGCCCCACAGCTTCTCGGCCATCCAGGCGTTCGGATTCGAGTTATCGCACAGCGACCACAGCTCGCGCTTGCAGTAGAAGCACTGGCCGCACGCGATCGGAAAGGGCACGACGACGCGGTCGCCGACCTTGAGCTTTTTGACCTCAGGCCCGACCTCGACGATCTCGCCCATAAATTCGTGGCCGAGAATATCGCCCGCCTCCATCGTCGGAATGTAGCCGTCGTAGAGATGCAGATCGGAGCCGCAGATCGCCGTGGATGTTATCCTGACGATCGCATCGCGCGGGTTGAGGATCTTCGGATCGGGCACGTCTTCGATCCGCACGTCGTTTTTGCCGTGCCAGCATAAGGCTTTCATCGCGCGCTGCTCCTTCTAAGAGTTTCGGGATAAGACTTTGCCGATCACCGACCGTGTGCCTGAGGGCTGCCCCTCGTTAGTAGCGATCTCGCCCGCCTCCATGAGCTGCTTGAAGCGCCAGAGATCCTCCTTGACCTGCTGGTTTGGCTCCTCGCCGAAAAGCTTGGCGATCGTCGCGCCGACGACGCCCGCAGGCGGCGCGTACTCGATCAGCACGCGCACCTCCGTGCCGCGTCCGGTCGGCCCCCGCTGGAAGGTGACGGCTCCTGCGTTTACCACGTCGGCATCGGGCAGCGAGCGCCACACGATCATCTCGTTGGGCCGCTCGTCCACAATCTCTGCATCCCACTCGACGCTCGTCCCAAGCGGCGCTTTGGCAACCCAGTGCGAGCGCGTGTTGCTCTGTGTCTGCACCGCCTCAAGATGGCGCATAAAGCGCGGCAG
Coding sequences:
- a CDS encoding SRPBCC family protein, producing MSEGINVKQQVTIDKSPEELYRFWRNFENLPRFMRHLEAVQTQSNTRSHWVAKAPLGTSVEWDAEIVDERPNEMIVWRSLPDADVVNAGAVTFQRGPTGRGTEVRVLIEYAPPAGVVGATIAKLFGEEPNQQVKEDLWRFKQLMEAGEIATNEGQPSGTRSVIGKVLSRNS